The following nucleotide sequence is from Cloacibacillus sp..
TCGAAGAGGTCTATCTCGGCCTTTACGCGCTGCAGCACCGCGGCCAGGAATCGGCGGGCATCGCCTGGGCCGAGGACGGCCACGTCGCCTCCGTGCGCGGCATGGGGCTGCTGCACAACGCGATAGACCAGCAGCGTCTGGCCGGCGAGAGCGCGAACTGCGCCATCGGTCATGTTAGGTATGTGCCGCTGGAAAGTTCGCAGCTGCAGAATGTGCTGCCGATCTGCGCGAACTATGCGCGCGGCCCCGTGGCCATCGCGCATGACGGGCTGGTGACGAATCTCGCGGAACTCACGCGCCAGCTGGAACAGCGCGGAGCGATATTCCAGTCTTCGACGAACTCCGAGGCCATCCTTCACATGATGGCCCAGAAGTCGCACATGCAGCCGATAGACGCGCTCGTCGACGCGCTTAAAAAGCTTGAAGGTTCCTACGCGATCGCGGTGCTGCTTGAGGATTCGCTCGTCGCCGCCCGCGACCCGTACGGCTTCAAGCCTCTTGTGATCGGCGAACGCGACGGAACCTATTACGCGGCCTCGGAGTCCTGCGCGCTCGACATCGTCGGCGCGAAGCTGCTGCGCGACGTCGAACCGGGCGAGATCGTCGTGATCGGCGCGAAGGGCATGAAGAGCCTGCGCGTCCGTCAGGAGCGGTGCGGCCGCTGCATGCACTGTTCATTTGAATATGTCTATACGGCGCGCCCCGACAGCATCATCGACGGGCGCTCGGTCTACGAAGCCAGGAAAGAGATGGGCCGCCGCCTGGCCCGCAAGTCGCCCTGCGGCGACGCGGACCTCGCCGCGGGGATGCCCGACAGCGGCACGATCTCGGCGATCGGCTACGCGCAGGCCGCCGGCACCCCATTCGAGATGGGGGTCGTCCGCAACCGCTATGTGGGCCGCACCTTCATCCAGCCGACACAGAAGGTACGCGAACTCGGCGTGAAGATAAAGCTGAACCCCATCGCCGAGATTTTCAAAGATAAGAGGGCCGTCATCGTCGACGACTCGATCGTGCGCGGCACCACCGCCGAACGCATCGTTTCGATGATACGTAACTGCGGCGCGGCGGAGGTCCACCTCCGTATCGCCTCGCCGCCGGTGCTCCACCCCTGCCGTTACGGTATCGACACACGGAAAGAGGAGACCCTCGCCGCGGTGCGCATGACGCTCGACGAACTGTGCAAAAAGGTCGGCGCCGATTCGCTCGATTATCTGACGGAAGAGGATCTCGTAGCGGTGATCGGTCTGCCGGAGGATAAGCTCTGCACCGCCTGCTTCACCGGCAAATATCTTGAGGAACGCTGATTAAATAGAATCCGTTCAGCAAAAGCAAAAATGTGCGTTCCACTGATTAGATGTGACGGATGCTAAACGGGCTGGCCCCGCATGGGGCGGAGGCGTATATAAATACGTTGGAGCCACAGGCGGGGCCTGTCCGTGACGCAGGCGGCACATATAATCAGCGGTTACCTTAAAGGATAGGAGTAAAGAGCCGATGAGTAAGCTCAGTTACGAAAATTCTGGAGTAAGTATCACGGGCGGCGACGCCTGGGTTGAGACAATAAAGGGGCTGCTGTCAAAGCGCCCCAAAGATAAGAACTGCGTCGGCGGCGTCGGCGGCTTCGCCGGGCTTTACCGCATCGGCGGCGGCCAGTGCCTCGCCGCCTGCTGCGACGGCGTGGGGACCAAGCTCGAGCTGGCCAAGGCGACGGGACTCTATAAGGGGCTGGGGCAGGACTTGGTGGCGATGAACGTCAACGACCTGGTGACGGTCGGCGCCC
It contains:
- the purF gene encoding amidophosphoribosyltransferase; translation: MSGIFGAYSTTNKPVLEEVYLGLYALQHRGQESAGIAWAEDGHVASVRGMGLLHNAIDQQRLAGESANCAIGHVRYVPLESSQLQNVLPICANYARGPVAIAHDGLVTNLAELTRQLEQRGAIFQSSTNSEAILHMMAQKSHMQPIDALVDALKKLEGSYAIAVLLEDSLVAARDPYGFKPLVIGERDGTYYAASESCALDIVGAKLLRDVEPGEIVVIGAKGMKSLRVRQERCGRCMHCSFEYVYTARPDSIIDGRSVYEARKEMGRRLARKSPCGDADLAAGMPDSGTISAIGYAQAAGTPFEMGVVRNRYVGRTFIQPTQKVRELGVKIKLNPIAEIFKDKRAVIVDDSIVRGTTAERIVSMIRNCGAAEVHLRIASPPVLHPCRYGIDTRKEETLAAVRMTLDELCKKVGADSLDYLTEEDLVAVIGLPEDKLCTACFTGKYLEER